The Triticum urartu cultivar G1812 chromosome 6, Tu2.1, whole genome shotgun sequence genome includes the window ATACGCACAAATGTACTTTGGTTCAAGTGCGGCGACAAATACAGTCGCGAGCACAAATGCAACTGTTTCGCACATCTGCTCACAATCGAGGTCGGCGACTATGGTGAGCTACTCTGGGGACGTAATTCATGCCCTCGAGCTGCTTGATGAAAAGCCTAAAGAGCCTACAGCATGTTACTTCATCATTGTGCACACGATCCCCGGTACATATACCAAGGGCACCTTGCGGCTACGAGCATTTTGTGGCAATCAAGTGCGGTTGCTCCTGGTGGACTCTGGCAACACCCACACTTCCGTCAACTCCACTTTCACAACACATACACTACTTGCTGCAAACTGCAGGATGTGGATCCAGAGACAATCCGGGTTGCCAATGGTGATATATATAGTTCAGTGGTGGTGCCAAGGCCACAAGTTCGCCATCGACATGCGTCTGCTCATTTGGGCGCATACGACATtgttctcggcatggactggcttgcCCAGTTCAGTCCAATGCAATGCCACCAGAGACTCAATACTGTTGAGTAAATAGGCAATTTCTCGATTAAATTAATCCATGAGTAAATCACTAGTATGGCATTGACTAAGTTGATGACGTACTGATTCTGATCTAAACATGCACGTACTAAGCAAACAGTAGACAAATCTACACATACTGCTAGTACTATTAATATAAAAATAATCAGGAGCGGGATAAACGAgttataccctccagtaggccacgcagaggccgcggctttggtggcagcagcggcgtcctcggcggccttcttgtcggcttcagctttctcggcggcggcacggtcggcatcggtggacatggtgatgatgaaggcgacgcggacgtagaggaagtagacgatcggaagcgagcagtcgcgtaatcgctgcccaaaaacctattcgcccctcaccccgtacaggaaccagaagggcgtggtttcggagacctgctctcccgtcgaccgtgtacgcggcggacgggatggagtcaccggcggcagcagcagcgaAGGAACGATGGTGGGCGTGCGCGTGAgcagatgtgatctgttcatGGCAGATAGGGTTAGGAGACACCGCATACTTATAGGCGCAGCCGCGTGAAGAGACGTGGGCTCGACCCACGTCCGAGTCCGTGACAGCCCATGATCCGACGTCTTAGATCGTGGCCCAGCTGTCAGAGGCGCAGCcgcgtggagagacgtgggctcgacccacgtccgagtccgtgacagcccacgatccgacgtctcagatcgtggcccagctgtcagaaaactctccgttagtgactggcaaaaataagcgcgtaggtgtgagctcggctcggctcaatcccgcaacccgcggcgcgtagtgacgaggcgtggcgtggcgaggcgggcggcagaggaggagtgcgcgagggcctcttctcttcttaagctccaatagcatgtagaagagaaacccttataaaccactccaactctccttccacttccggggtgggactaaacttcccaccacacctagtgccatataacccacatgggcccttagagattttTCAGAAATTGCAATATGGGCCTAGAGCCATCTCAGATTttagcaatcccccaccagatctcgagGGCCCATTGTGTCCTCTGTTTCAATTGCTGTTTCGATATACCAGTGTTTCAGTAAAGACCTGTTAAGGTTGAACTTCACCTAGAACAAGTGGCTACACTCCTTCACAACTaaacaatggactatgccttgaattgtcagtttggcgtaAAGAAGTTTCACTACATGTCTTACTAGTACTAGGCTGCCGAAGGCTGACCCCTCGGGTGGAGCATATAAGTCACACTCCTGGCCTATTCATGAGCTTACTAGAGATCACCCCAACCTCATAGACTGTGAACAGCAGTCgggctcatataggtgtgttcctccaaagatcgctCTGTAGGATAGCATCTTGCTTTTATAAGCTTTGGAACACATTGAGACCGTAGTCATCCTACCATACAGTATTgagagtattgcatctccaacggagtgggttagtatagttactctcctcagttcaccactggcttgttttcccaggtcctaattcacgggatctccgatcacatagatTGGGTTACCACCATGGCAActcatgtgggtctcatacccatctccctcgatgcattatctatcacaacacgtgatagcccttttgtaaagggatctgccagattcttagccgtaTGGACATAGTCCAACGCTATCACTCCAGAGTTTCTTAATTTTTTGACAGCTTTTAATCTCATTCTTATGTGTTTGGtggacttcatgttgtcctttgaactcttcaccttggtgatgacagtctgattgtcacagttcataaggatagccgGAACCGGTTTATCAACCAATGGCAAGTCCATCAATAGATCTCGAAGCCATCTCGCTTCAACACCAGATGTGTCTAATGCCAttaattctgcttccattgtcgatctcgttaagatcgtttgcttgcaagacttccaggaaacagcgccacctccaagagtaaacatatacccagttgtggccttcatctcatcagcatcagagatccaattcgcatcactatacccttcaagtaccgacgggtatccgttatagtgaagtccatagttcatagtacctttcagatagcgcataactctctcaacagcatgccaatgtacatcatccggtttggaaacaaaccggctcagtttgctcacagcaaacgcgatgtcaggcctcgttgcgctccctaggtacatcagtgaaccaatgatttgagagtatctcaattgatctTTAGCCATGCCTTTGGACTTTCGAATTAATACACTAGGATCATATGGTCTTTGAGATGGTGtgcagtccgaatatccaaaacgactcaacaccttctcaacgtaatgggattgcagaagtgtgatcccaccctcattatctctcagtagcttgatgttcaagataacatcagccacagcaaggtctttcatctcaaagttctgagatagaaatgatttgacctcctcaatgactttgaggtttgttccgaatatcagtatgtcatcaacatacaagcacagtataactccttcgcccccaccatggcgatagtatacacatttgtcagcctcattaacaacgaaaccaacagatgtcagagttgtattaaacttatcatgccattgcttaggtgcttgtttcaggccatataaagattttatcaacctacacacctttctttcctgaccatctatcacaaagccatcaggctgttgcatgtagatttcctcctttagctctccatttagaaaagctgtcttaacatccatctgatggacgagaagaccatgtgaggccgtcaacgagagtaatactcgaatggtggttagtctagccacaggtgaataagtatcaaagaaatcttcctcttcttgctggtcatagcccttggccacaagcctagccttgtacttttcaatcgtaccatcgggcctaagcttctttttgaacacccacttacatcccagtggtttgcaaccatagggacggtcagtgatctcccatgtcccgttagccatgatggaatccatctcgctacggaccgcatccttccagtagtcagcttctggagaggcatacgcttctgaaatagaagtgggagtatcatccacgaggtacacgaagaaatcatcaccaaaggtctttgcagtcctttgtctcttgcccctaccaagggttttctcgtcatcctcctcaggattttcatcatgtgtttgctcataatattccatagggatggcaggttcaggagtctcctcagattcctgtttagaagtgctttgcatatctctcataagaaaaatatcctcaaagaatgtagcatccttagactccataattgtaccgatcttctggtcaggtacctcagatttcactactagaaatctatagccaacgtTGTTCTTAGCGTAGCCCAAATTAATGCAGTCCACGGTCTTATgtccaagcttacgctttttggGGATTGGCAcgttgactttcgccaaacagccCCAAGTGCGCAAGTACGAGAGTGTCGTCCTTCTCTTTGCCCATTTCTCATAGGGAGTGATTTCACTATCCTTTGtcggaactttattcaggacatgacatgccgtcaatatagcctccccccaccatgccttggataaacccgatgtatctaacatggcgttaaccaaatcagttagagtacggtttttccgctcggcaaccccgtttgactggggtgaatagggaggcgtcctctcatgaataatgcCGTGTTCTGCACAGAAGGAATCAAACTCACTCgagaagtactctccaccacgatctgaccggattcgtttaattttcttttcaagttgattttcaacttctgccttatagattttaaagtagtgtagagcctcatctttagtatttaacagatacacatagcaatatctagtggaatcatctatcaatgtcatgaagtatctctttccacctttagtcaacacaccattcatctcgcaaagatcagaatgtatgagttctaaTGATGCCAGGTGTCTCTCCTCCGCGGCCTTATGaggcttgcgaggttgcttagcttgcacacatgaaaggcacttagaacctttggctaaagtgaaactcgggattaaatccaacttggctagccgcgtcataacaccaaaactaatgtgacaaagacgtgaatgccaaacttcagattcattaacattcgaatgaatatggttcacgactttattacaAAAATCTGCGAGGGAAAGACGGAATATCCCTCCGCTCTCATAACCTTTTCCAACAAAGAGTCCATATTTTGTAACAACTAATTTATTAGactcgaaaaccaacttaaacccttctctacatagaagggagccactaacgagGTTCTTCTTGATGGCGGGGACATGCTACACGTTCTTCAGCTGTACGATccttcccgaagtaaacttcagatcgaccgtgccaacaccatgaacagaagcactCGCGCCATTCCCCATCAATACGGACCCGTGACATGTGACCTGGTAAGAAGTGAACAATGAaatgtcagcacacacatgaacacCTGCACCTGTGTCCACCCACCAATCGTTGGGTTGAAACACTGAAAAAACAGTAAATAAATTACCGTACCCAGATGCACCATTCTCATTGTTGCCCACAATCATgttgacagacttggagtcctgtcctgacttcttgtacttgtttggacacttgttggcccaatgttcaaccgaaccacaagtaaagcagccctcgtccttcttgttcttcttgaaggtcttcttacccttcttcttaaagtCGGTATTGTGTTGGACACCGTTCTTTCCCTTGGGCTTGTGGGAGTTGAAGTTCTTCTGGTTCACCATGTTGACAACAGAAGTCCCTTCGGCCCCTTTTCCGTGCGAGTCTTTTGCCCTCGAATTCTGCTCAACACTCAGATGGCCAATGACATCCTCCACAGAGAATTCACGCCTCTGATGTTTCAGAGTGGTGGCAAAGTTCCTCCAGGAATTAGGGAGCTTAGCGATTATGCAGCCCGCGACAAACTTGCCCGGTAACTCGCACTTGAGAAACTCAAGTTccttaacaatgcatattatctcatgagcctgctccaaTACAGGACGGTTTTCAACCATCTTGTAATCGTGAAACAGCTCTATAATATACATCTCGCTCCCTGCATCGGCGGCCCCGAATTTAGATTCGAGCGCCTTCCACAAGTCCTTGGCGACACGCACATGTAAATATGCGTCGACCAGTTTATCTCCGATCACACTAAGAACTGCTCCGAGAAACACAACGGTAGCCTCCTTGAACGCCTTCTCCTGTTCAGGAGCAATCGTTCCCGTGGAGACACCGGtgacccagaacacgttcataGCAGTGAGCCATAACGTGGTCTTAGTCTGCCAACGCTTGAAGTATGTACCGGTAAACTTATCCGGTTTCAGTGCAGCGGCAAAGCCACTTGCCGAGAAATTCCTACACATaataggtttttggattgttgagtAAATAGGCAATTTCTCGATTAAATTAATCCATGAGTAAATCACTAGCATGGCATTGACTAAGTTGATGACGTACTGACTCTGATCTAAACATGCACGTACTAAGCAAATAGTAGACAAATCTACACATACTGCTAGTACTGCTAATATGAAAATAATCAGGAGCGGGATAAACGAgttataccctccagtaggccatgcagaggccgcggctttggtggcagcagcggcgtcctcggcagccttcttgtcggcttcagctttctcggcggcggcacggtcgttgtcggtggacatggtgatgatgaaggcgacGCGGACGTAAATTCACGGAAATTCATGCAGATCGGCTTTACAAGTGGATCAAGGCAGACGAGGTATGGGCGTTGGTTGTTGTTGTTAAGGACCCGCTAGCAGAACCGAAAGTCGAGCAACTGTCACATCCAGAGGAAATCAGGGTGAGCAGCTCTCACCACCATTGCAAGTTCTCCTGGAGGAGTACTCACACATTTTCCAAGAACCCAAGACGCTGCCGCTACAAATGGTATTCAATCATGCAATTTCCCTGCAGCCGGGCGCGCGTCCTTATCGCTACTCTCCAGTTCAAAAGGATGAGATCGAGCGTTAGGTGGATAAAATGCTCAACGCTGGCCTAATCACTTCCAACCTGAGTCTATTCGACGCGCTCACGCCGCTCGTTCGCAAGAAGGACGGCACTTGGCATTTCTACGTCGATTATCGGCGATTGAACGACATCACCGTCAAAACAAGTGTCCCTTGATAATCATCGATGAATTATTGCTCGATGAGCTCGCCAGCGCCCACTATTTCTCCAAGCTCAACATCCGCGCTGACTATCATTATAAACGAATGTGCGTGGAAGATGACACAAACACTGTTTTCAAAACTCATCGAGGACATTTTCCAATTCCGTGTGATGCTCTTTGGCTTGACGAATGCACCGGCTATTTTCCAATGtctgatgaacttcatcttctaCCCGATCCTGTGTTAGAAAAATGTAACTAGTAGGATATCTCGTTGAGAACGATACATATAGGTTATCCTCAAAGACCCAGGTGGCTAGCCCGTGTCCGAACAAGTGGAGAAGGGACTCCTGACAAGGATTTCTGGTTATACATGGGCGCTCATGCATGTACAAGAGTGGGATGCGTTGCAATCGATCAATGGGCGCAGGGTCGGGTAGTAGAACCTGGGAAGCGCACGTGGAGTCAAAACAAATTAGCCTTATGAAACCAAGAAACTAAATGAAGAAAAGTCTAAGATATCCATCCAATCAACGGTTGATCTTGTTTAGTTTAAAAAAATGTTGATCTTGTTTAATACCTTACTGCCCTTTTTTGATGTGAAATTAGTGTACTAGTATGCACTAAATTAAATAAAGATGATGAAAACACGCATGTAATCAGTGCACTGCGAGAGGTGAGGTGACAAGCATGGGACCGGAGAATAATGGCGAGACAAGTCATGTGTTGCAGCCATGTAACTTCATCTTCTACCGGAGAATAATCACTGAGAACGATACATACAGGTTATGCTCAAAGACCGAGGTGGCTGGCCCGTCTCAGAACAAGTGGAATAGGGACTCCGGCGAGGATTTCTGGTTATACATGGGCGATATGCATGTACAAGAGTGGGATGCATTGTAATGGATCTATGGGCACAGGGTCGGGTAGTAGAACCTGAGAAGTGCATGTGGAGTCAAAACAAATTACCCTTAAGAAACCAACAAATGAAAGGAAAAAAgtctaagatagccatctaatCAACGGCTGATCTTGTGTAATACATTAGTTCTTTTTTTTTGCATTCATTACTGCTCTTTTTTAGTTGTAGTAATGATGTATTGAAGCTAATGAATGAAGATATGAAATTAGTACTAATATGCGCTAAAATAAAGATGATGAAAACACGCATGTAATCAGTGCAGTGTGAGAGGAGGGGTGACATGCATGGAATTGGAAAATAATAGCAAGACAAGACGCATGCAAAAGGAACACGAATAAAGCTTTGAGCGTCGATGTGTCGATCGACTCATGGAGATGCGTAGGTGCTCACTTTTATCAGTCCCGGAAAAAGCAACAGCGATTGTATATGTCATGTAGCTGCCTATACTAGTTAGTGCTACTAGTAGAATCGTGTCTTGTCGATCTCTACACGGTCGGTTGTGCAGATGAATTAATTTCCCGGGATAATTAAGATACATGCGCGTGGTCGGCGGACAGCCGGGTGTTTCCTTTCTCCAACCCACCCAACCCAATCTAGCATTACGGCGTGAGCTTCGACCAGTCACTCGGTTTATTGCGCCAACAAATGACGTTTCTGGGTTACTTCGGGCCTAAATGGAAGCCGAGACGAGGCACTCGGCATGGATCCGGCTCCTCTGCCGTTGGGCCACTGACATATGGGCCAGGTTCCTGGCGGACCCATGTGTCAGTCAGCGGAAGGCAGGGTGTCGAACAGCAGGGGATCCTCGTCCACTCAGCATACATATGTCATGATATTCTCACGGGGACTCAGTTTACTGTATTGACCTGGGTTTTTATATTCAGGCACGGGAAATCTGAAAACTGACCTAAAACCGGAAATCCCGGTGTTTTCCGAAAAATACTAGTACAGTCAAAATTTTAaacagatttgaattcaaacacCCAGAACTCTATCAAATAATGCGTGTATGCACGTCATGCCTCAAGGCATCCCCTAGCTTGGTGGCGAAGCTCGTCACGGGGTCGATTCTATCGATCTGTGCCATTACATTTACTTCTGCAACGTTAGCTGTTTTTTCTGAAACTGGACCTCCGAGTCCATTAAACGTACAGCGACGCACTACTAGCAGAGTAGCATACACAATTAGGTTCTGGAGCACTAAATAGATATTTgtgctagtactagtactatTCGTTTGAAAACTGTATACTACAAGTATATTATGATCGGCGTAGTTGTATCTGTACTAGTACTTTCTAACAAGTGTTTGTCCTGATCTATAACTGATTAATCCGCATGACTGACAAGGAAAAAGCGGCGCTTATCATTTTCCCTAATCCTCGATAATGATCTCGGAACAGTAACCTTTTTTTTTGGCAAGCCTGGATAGTAAAAATTATCAGTCTAAACGTGGAGACTCCGCTAAGGAACAGTGACACCGAGTAACCCAGCCCTCAATGAATTGACTGAAAGCAGCGCGGGAGCGTCTACAACCTTATTACACGCCCGTGAGCAATGAGAAATAAAAAACGAACTAAAAGTCTGAAAGCAAAGGCTCGAATATCTCTGAAAAGGACCCCATTCGGGGGTTAGATCGAACTCCGTCGATTTGATTGCATGGACAAGCTGCAATGCATCAGATTCCACCACCACAATGGTTATCCCCCATTCTACACGGAAAAAAGATAAAAGATGCAGCAGACTAGCGGAGAGACTCGAACTCGCAAACTCGGGCCTGGGGTATTTAAACACCCTAACAACCAGAGGGAGACCTCGACGACACTCTCTACCGACTCAACTCTGGGATATTTCCTGTTGTTGGAAGAATGTGGAAGGTATATATGGAGCGTATGTGGGGCAGTATGACACCTATTCCACGACATACTTTCTATTTTTCTTCCCACCACGGGAAATATGCCGGAGATGAATGTTTAGAAGCTACATGTCCTTTCATCTCTGAACATACAAGCTTCACCTGGACTCCCTCGGCACTGCGCCGCTGTCTCCCCGAAGCTAGGGATGGAGGAGCGTACCCTATTCCGCGGCCAGGCACCCGGGGAGGCCGCCCCTGCTCGCCCCTCCGCCTCTCAGGCGGTGGGGGACGAGGCTGCTGCTAAAGTTGGTGAGCCGTCGCAGCCCTGTTCGTTTCTAAATCTCTCTCGATCCAGGATTCATGGTTGGTGAGCTGCACCCCCGTTCGTTTTTCTTTCTATTCATGCTTACGAATTTGAGTCTCGCTGTTGTGATATTATTATTAGGCCACCCCCTGATGTGTGCTTCTGAGTTTGATTGAGGCCACTAATTACTCTGCAGTCCTGTAAAAAGAGTACGCATCTCTGTTTTCTTCTTTCAGTATTATCAAAGAAGAGTTGTCTCCCATGCAGTTCAAAGGATTTACAAGCCATGTCAGAGGATTCTGCTAAAAGGTTGCTACAACAGGGTTTTTTTCTTTCTTCGCATACTTTGTTATGGTGAAGAAACTTGATTAAGACCGGTTGTTTCGTTCACTGAGCCCCTTACAAACAGGTGGCTGGTTGGGAGCTGAGAAATGAGGGTGACATTCTGAAATTACACAGGGCATGGAAGGTGAAGAAGTTTGCGAAAGGGCTTGACTTCTTTCAGCTTGTTGCTGCTGTTGCCGAGGAACAAGGTCTCCTTTCTTTTGCTAGCTATGTTCTTCATATTCACATTGTCTCATTGCTTAGTATTCAACTCTCCTTAAAAAATAATCTGATGGAAGTAATGACCAATTGACTTCCTGTCCTACCAGTCCCATGTCCTCACCGTATTGCATTTTAAGATTATCACTGTTACATACAGACCACAACAAGTTGATGCTGGCAAAAAATATATCTCAATCCAAATTGTTGTTACATTTCTAGAGGACAGTACTCCTTGAATTGGTCAAGACATTTTGTATTTCACCTGAATCCAACAAATTTCTTGGCATGATTTTGTTTGTTTCAGTAACAATCTTGGCAAAGTATGTTTAAATGGGTATGCTTTTCCAGGTCACCACCCAGATCTTCACCTTGTTGGTTGGAATAATGTGAAAATTGATGTGTGGACTCACGCAGTCAGTAAGTGTCCCATATGGTTATTTTGGCTAATTTATTTTGACTACACAATTCACTCTAGGATTTCATGTATTATCTTTTAGTCGAATCTCTCTTTTAAAACTGGAGTACTTGTCCGAAAATTCAGAGGAGTGCTCGTCCTCGCCTGGTCACGTTATCGTGCACCGTTCGACATCTATGAGATCTGACACAGCGTCGGTTGTGGGGCAGAGTTGCTTTTAATGCACTAACGGGTGGAGAACTTAGTGCCGTAATGTCGTTTGGATGGCCGTCTAGTGACCGGAGTTGCGTTTTGTACTGGCGACCCAGTTTGACGTGGGTTGCACTGGGGCTGTTTGGCCGGTCTGCAAAATCATTTCGAAAGCCCTGTTCCCACACATCGCCACTGGACATACTATGCCTCTTGAAGTTACACGTTTATTCAGCTAGCACAATCCCATAGTTACACAAATTCAGTTCTCAGGTCTCACACCACACAGGAAAATGTGATACAACAATTTTCTACAAATCATTATACCCTAATGAAAAAAGTCCATTTTACTCCCCTGAACAAAGTGGGTGGTTCACTTTACCCCCTGATCTATATTTTGGTTCCTTCCACACCCCAAACAAAACCAAACCGGACGAAAACCCCCCGGCTGGTTTGTCTCCATTGGATGCTGATGTGGCACAGTCAAAGGGCGGTTTTGACCGCGGTGGGGCCTACTTGTCAGGTTGGACTGTTATAGAGCTGCCGTTCCCCGTTGCGATCTGGATCAGAAATCCCCCCCTTCCCAGTCCAAATCCCTAACCCTATTCTCCATGGGCGGCGGCAGCGTGAGCTCCACCACCGTGTCGCCGGACGCCATGAGCGCCGCCGGCGATGGAGGCGCGGCCCTGGTCGTCGCAGTAGCCCAGGCGAGCCGTAGCTTGCTGGAGCGCCGGTTCCCGCAGGAGGTGTGGCGGCAGGGAGAGCCGGAGCTCCGTCGAGAGGCGAGCCA containing:
- the LOC125515252 gene encoding pterin-4-alpha-carbinolamine dehydratase 2, mitochondrial-like isoform X3, yielding MEERTLFRGQAPGEAAPARPSASQAVGDEAAAKVVLSKKSCLPCSSKDLQAMSEDSAKRAWKVKKFAKGLDFFQLVAAVAEEQGHHPDLHLVGWNNVKIDVWTHAVRLPDEWLPGEGEDLTRRHIFKTVLGKIDGTDGDEGV
- the LOC125515252 gene encoding pterin-4-alpha-carbinolamine dehydratase 2, mitochondrial-like isoform X4, whose protein sequence is MEERTLFRGQAPGEAAPARPSASQAVGDEAAAKVGEPSQPCSFLNLSRSRIHVLSKKSCLPCSSKDLQAMSEDSAKRAWKVKKFAKGLDFFQLVAAVAEEQGHHPDLHLVGWNNVKIDVWTHAVRGITDFILAAKINELES
- the LOC125515252 gene encoding uncharacterized protein LOC125515252 isoform X2, giving the protein MEERTLFRGQAPGEAAPARPSASQAVGDEAAAKVGEPSQPCSFLNLSRSRIHVLSKKSCLPCSSKDLQAMSEDSAKRAWKVKKFAKGLDFFQLVAAVAEEQGHHPDLHLVGWNNVKIDVWTHAVRLPDEWLPGEGEDLTRRHIFKTVLGKIDGTDGDEGV